Proteins from one Chitinophaga oryzae genomic window:
- a CDS encoding alpha-isopropylmalate synthase regulatory domain-containing protein → MPVPQRYIEIMDTTLRDGEQTSGVSFSPSEKLTIAQVLLTEVKVDRIEIASARVSEGELAAVKAITKWAKMHGLLHKVEVLTFVDGDVSVQWMLQAGAKVMNLLTKGSLNHLTHQLKKKPAEHFAEVGEVIALARKKGLECNVYLEDWSNGMRHSRDYVYQYLDFLQHQPVKRVMLPDTLGVLTPGEVQEYISDIVQRYPQLHFDFHAHNDYDLGTANVLEGVKAGAHGIHLTINGMGERAGNAPLASAIAVLNDFLPGVKTAVSEKSLYSASKLVETFSGIRIPANKPVVGANVFTQTAGIHADGDKKNKLYFSDLMPERFGRQRLYALGKTSGKANIENNLQQLGIQLSDANLKKVTQRIIELGDKKEVVTQADLPYIISDILDSSRIEEKVKIENYVLTHSKNLHPSVTLRISVDGELFEEHSQGDGQYDAFMNALKIVYKKKKRELPVLTDYSVHIPPGGKSDALCETIITWSFGNKEFKTRGLDSDQTVSAIKATQKMLNLI, encoded by the coding sequence ATGCCAGTACCGCAGCGCTACATTGAAATAATGGACACCACCCTCCGCGACGGTGAACAGACCAGTGGTGTATCCTTTTCACCCTCGGAAAAACTGACCATCGCCCAGGTCCTGCTCACGGAAGTAAAAGTGGACAGGATAGAAATTGCCTCCGCCCGCGTGTCGGAAGGCGAACTGGCGGCCGTGAAAGCCATTACCAAATGGGCGAAGATGCACGGCCTCCTGCACAAAGTGGAAGTGCTCACCTTCGTTGACGGCGACGTGTCTGTACAATGGATGTTGCAGGCCGGCGCCAAAGTGATGAACCTCCTCACCAAAGGTTCACTCAACCATCTCACCCACCAGCTGAAGAAAAAGCCCGCAGAACACTTCGCGGAAGTAGGCGAAGTCATCGCCCTCGCCCGCAAAAAAGGGCTGGAGTGCAACGTGTACCTCGAAGACTGGAGCAACGGCATGCGCCACTCCCGCGACTACGTATACCAATACCTCGACTTCCTGCAACACCAGCCGGTAAAACGCGTGATGCTCCCCGATACCCTCGGCGTACTCACTCCCGGCGAAGTACAGGAATATATCAGCGACATTGTGCAACGCTACCCGCAGCTGCACTTCGACTTCCACGCCCATAACGACTACGACCTCGGCACCGCCAACGTACTGGAAGGCGTGAAAGCCGGCGCACACGGCATCCACCTCACTATCAACGGGATGGGCGAAAGAGCGGGCAACGCGCCTCTCGCCAGCGCCATCGCTGTACTCAACGATTTTCTCCCAGGCGTGAAAACAGCCGTGTCAGAGAAATCACTCTACAGCGCCAGCAAACTGGTGGAGACGTTCTCAGGTATCCGCATCCCGGCCAACAAACCGGTGGTAGGCGCCAACGTGTTCACCCAGACCGCCGGCATCCATGCCGACGGCGACAAGAAGAACAAACTGTATTTCAGCGACCTGATGCCGGAACGCTTCGGACGTCAACGCCTGTACGCACTGGGCAAAACCAGCGGCAAGGCCAACATCGAAAACAACCTGCAACAGCTCGGCATACAGTTGTCCGACGCCAACCTGAAAAAAGTGACCCAGCGCATCATCGAACTGGGCGATAAAAAGGAAGTCGTTACACAGGCCGATCTCCCCTACATCATCTCGGATATCCTCGACAGCAGCCGGATAGAGGAAAAGGTGAAAATAGAAAACTATGTGCTCACCCATTCCAAAAACCTCCACCCTTCTGTGACCCTTAGAATATCTGTAGACGGGGAACTTTTTGAAGAACATTCCCAGGGCGACGGTCAGTACGACGCGTTTATGAACGCCCTGAAAATCGTCTATAAAAAGAAAAAACGGGAACTGCCGGTACTCACGGACTATTCCGTGCATATCCCTCCCGGCGGTAAGAGCGATGCGCTGTGCGAAACCATTATCACCTGGAGCTTC
- the leuC gene encoding 3-isopropylmalate dehydratase large subunit: MSKIPATLFDKVWDSHAVRKIEDGPDVLFIDRHFIHEVTSPVAFLGLENRGLSVMFPEKTFATADHNTPTINQHLPVQDPLSANQLKALESNTAKYGISHWGLGNPRNGIVHVVGPENGITLPGMTIVCGDSHTSTHGAFGAIAFGIGTSEVEMVLSSQCIMQQKPKKMRITVTGSTGKGITPKDVTLYIISQLTAAGATGYFVEYAGEVFEKMSMEGRMTVCNMSIEMGARGGIIAPDETTFAYIKGREKAPQGAAWDNALAYWKTLKTEEGATFDKEYTFNAADIEPMITYGTNPGMGMGITQRIPVAQEAGGSAASYEKSLQYMGFQEQEPMLGKKVDYVFIGSCTNGRIEDFRAFASVVKGRKKAEGVTAWIVPGSHIVEQQIREEGILDILTAAGFELRQPGCSACLAMNDDKVPAGKYAVSTSNRNFEGRQGPGSRTMLASPLVAAAAAVTGVVTDPRELI; this comes from the coding sequence ATGAGCAAAATACCCGCTACCTTATTTGACAAAGTATGGGATTCGCATGCGGTCAGGAAAATCGAAGACGGTCCTGATGTGTTGTTTATCGACCGTCACTTCATTCATGAAGTAACCAGCCCGGTAGCCTTTCTGGGCCTGGAGAACAGGGGACTGAGCGTGATGTTCCCCGAAAAAACATTTGCAACAGCCGATCACAATACGCCTACTATTAACCAGCACCTGCCGGTACAGGACCCGCTTTCCGCCAATCAGCTGAAAGCGCTGGAATCCAATACCGCTAAATATGGTATCTCCCACTGGGGACTGGGCAATCCCCGCAATGGCATCGTGCACGTGGTAGGACCGGAAAATGGCATCACCCTGCCGGGCATGACCATCGTATGTGGCGACTCTCACACCTCCACCCACGGTGCTTTTGGCGCTATCGCCTTCGGCATCGGCACTTCCGAAGTGGAAATGGTGCTCTCCTCCCAGTGCATCATGCAGCAGAAACCAAAGAAAATGCGTATAACCGTTACCGGCAGCACCGGTAAAGGCATTACTCCTAAAGACGTTACCCTCTACATCATCTCTCAGCTCACCGCTGCCGGCGCCACCGGTTACTTCGTGGAATATGCCGGTGAAGTATTTGAAAAGATGAGCATGGAAGGGCGTATGACTGTCTGCAACATGAGCATCGAAATGGGCGCCCGCGGCGGCATCATCGCGCCGGACGAAACCACCTTCGCTTATATCAAGGGCCGCGAGAAAGCCCCGCAGGGAGCTGCCTGGGATAACGCTCTCGCCTATTGGAAAACACTAAAAACCGAAGAAGGCGCCACCTTCGATAAAGAATATACTTTCAACGCCGCCGACATCGAACCGATGATCACCTACGGCACCAACCCCGGCATGGGCATGGGCATCACCCAGCGTATCCCGGTAGCGCAGGAAGCCGGCGGCAGCGCAGCCAGCTACGAAAAATCCCTGCAATACATGGGCTTCCAGGAACAGGAACCGATGCTGGGCAAAAAAGTAGACTACGTATTCATCGGCAGCTGCACCAACGGCCGCATAGAAGACTTCCGCGCTTTTGCCTCCGTAGTGAAAGGACGCAAAAAAGCAGAAGGCGTAACCGCCTGGATCGTTCCGGGATCACACATCGTAGAGCAACAGATCCGTGAAGAAGGTATCCTCGATATCCTCACCGCCGCCGGCTTCGAGCTGCGCCAGCCCGGATGCTCCGCCTGCCTCGCCATGAACGACGACAAAGTGCCGGCCGGCAAATACGCTGTCAGCACCAGCAACCGCAACTTCGAAGGCCGCCAGGGCCCCGGCTCCCGCACCATGCTCGCCAGCCCGCTGGTAGCCGCCGCTGCCGCCGTTACCGGCGTAGTCACCGACCCGCGGGAACTGATCTGA
- a CDS encoding DeoR/GlpR family DNA-binding transcription regulator → MDSMNTQDQIPPVSLTKKSRKQLIIQQVNIHTRITYSELVSLINVSEDTIRRDVNELADDGEVVKIKGGAMSIAYHYGHESETYAQTNKLVIAEKALQLLRDDMIVLIGGGTTIREFIKKIPPSLRATFITVNVLSAVELLDKPMIKTIVIGGQISAYSQMTVSGEVFEYLSNIKADLCIIGTNAIDPVNGLTDADWETIQVKKAMIKAADKVAILAISEKLNSSMKMKIADLQDIHYLITELPAGSEALQGYKAKNLEIL, encoded by the coding sequence ATGGATAGTATGAACACACAGGACCAGATCCCCCCGGTTTCCCTCACGAAAAAGTCCAGGAAACAGCTTATCATTCAGCAGGTAAACATCCATACCCGGATTACCTACAGTGAACTGGTGAGCCTGATCAATGTTTCGGAAGACACCATCCGCCGGGATGTGAACGAGCTGGCAGACGACGGGGAAGTAGTGAAGATAAAAGGGGGCGCCATGTCCATCGCCTATCATTATGGCCATGAGTCGGAGACCTATGCGCAGACCAACAAACTGGTCATCGCCGAAAAGGCGCTGCAACTGCTGCGCGACGACATGATCGTGCTCATCGGCGGTGGCACCACCATCCGCGAATTCATCAAGAAAATACCACCCTCCTTAAGGGCTACCTTTATTACGGTCAACGTACTGTCGGCCGTGGAACTGCTGGACAAACCCATGATCAAAACCATCGTCATCGGTGGCCAGATCTCCGCCTACAGCCAGATGACCGTCAGCGGCGAAGTATTCGAGTACCTGTCCAATATCAAAGCCGACCTCTGTATCATCGGCACCAACGCCATAGACCCGGTCAACGGCCTTACCGACGCCGACTGGGAAACCATCCAGGTAAAAAAAGCCATGATCAAGGCCGCCGACAAAGTGGCCATCCTCGCTATCTCAGAAAAACTCAACAGCTCCATGAAAATGAAGATCGCCGATCTTCAGGATATCCATTACCTCATCACCGAATTGCCGGCCGGCAGCGAAGCCCTGCAAGGGTATAAAGCCAAAAACCTGGAAATATTATAG
- the leuD gene encoding 3-isopropylmalate dehydratase small subunit — MAYDKFTVLKSTAVPMPIENVDTDQIIPARFLKATERKGFGDNLFRDWRYNADGSPKNDFVLNNPIYSGKILVGGKNFGSGSSREHAAWAIYDYGFRCVVSSFFADIFKNNALNIGILPVQVSPEFLHKIFTAIEADPKAELVVDLPAQTITISATGESESFDINSYKKHNMTNGYDDIDYLQAMKEDIKSFAAKSMY; from the coding sequence ATGGCTTACGATAAATTTACGGTCCTGAAAAGCACCGCTGTGCCGATGCCGATCGAAAATGTGGACACCGACCAGATCATTCCCGCCCGCTTCCTCAAAGCGACCGAACGCAAAGGATTTGGCGATAACCTGTTCCGTGACTGGCGCTATAACGCCGACGGCTCTCCGAAAAATGATTTCGTTTTAAATAACCCCATCTATTCCGGTAAAATACTGGTCGGCGGTAAAAACTTCGGCAGCGGCTCCAGCCGCGAACACGCCGCCTGGGCCATCTACGACTACGGCTTCCGTTGCGTAGTGTCCAGCTTCTTTGCCGATATCTTCAAAAACAACGCGCTCAACATCGGTATCCTGCCGGTACAGGTAAGCCCGGAGTTCTTACATAAAATCTTTACCGCCATTGAAGCCGATCCTAAAGCAGAACTGGTGGTTGACCTCCCGGCACAAACCATCACCATCTCCGCCACCGGCGAAAGCGAATCGTTCGATATCAACAGCTACAAAAAGCACAACATGACCAACGGTTATGACGATATCGACTATCTGCAGGCCATGAAAGAAGACATCAAATCCTTCGCGGCCAAGAGCATGTATTAA